A region from the Mustela erminea isolate mMusErm1 chromosome 10, mMusErm1.Pri, whole genome shotgun sequence genome encodes:
- the PRMT6 gene encoding protein arginine N-methyltransferase 6 — protein sequence MSLPKKRKLESGGGGEGGEGTEEEDGGEQEAALPRPRRARRERDQLYYECYSDISVHEEMIADRVRTDAYRLGILRNWAGLRGKTVLDVGAGTGILSIFCVQAGARRVYAVEASAIWQQAREVVRLNGLEDRVHVLPGPVETVELPEQVDAIVSEWMGYGLLHESMLSSVLYARTKWLKEGGLLLPASAELFVAPISDQMLELRLGFWSQVKQLYGVDMSCLESFATRCLMGHSEIVVQGLSGEDVLARPQCFAQLELARTGLEQELEAGVGGRFRFSCYGSAPMHGFAIWFQVTFPGGDSEKPLVLSTSPFHPVTHWKQALLYLNEPVQVEQDTDISGEITLLPSRDNHRLLRVLLRYKVGDQEEKTKDFAMED from the coding sequence ATGTCGCTGCCCAAGAAAAGAAAGCTTGAGTCGGGGGGCGGCGGCGAAGGAGGGGAGGGAACTGAAGAGGAAGATGGCGGAGAGCAGGAGGCGGCTCTGCCGCGACCCCGGAGGGCTAGGAGGGAGCGGGACCAGCTGTACTATGAGTGCTATTCAGACATATCGGTCCACGAGGAGATGATTGCGGACCGTGTCCGGACTGATGCCTACCGCTTGGGCATCCTGCGGAACTGGGCAGGACTGAGGGGCAAGACTGTGCTGGACGTGGGCGCGGGCACCGGCATTCTTAGCATCTTCTGTGTACAGGCCGGGGCCCGGCGCGTGTACGCGGTGGAGGCCAGCGCCATCTGGCAACAGGCCCGGGAGGTGGTGCGGCTCAACGGGCTGGAGGACCGGGTGCACGTCCTGCCGGGGCCGGTGGAGACGGTGGAGTTGCCGGAGCAGGTGGATGCCATCGTGAGCGAATGGATGGGCTACGGACTCTTGCACGAGTCTATGCTGAGCTCTGTGCTCTACGCGCGGACCAAGTGGCTGAAGGAGGGCGGTCTTCTCCTGCCGGCTTCCGCCGAGCTCTTCGTGGCGCCCATCAGCGACCAGATGCTTGAGTTGCGCCTGGGCTTCTGGAGCCAGGTGAAGCAGCTCTACGGTGTGGACATGAGCTGCTTGGAGAGCTTCGCCACGCGCTGCCTTATGGGCCACTCGGAGATCGTGGTGCAGGGTTTGTCCGGGGAGGACGTGCTGGCCCGGCCGCAGTGCTTTGCTCAGCTGGAGCTGGCCCGCACCGGCctggagcaggagctggaggctggggtgggcGGGCGCTTCCGCTTCAGTTGCTATGGCTCAGCGCCCATGCATGGCTTTGCCATCTGGTTCCAGGTGACCTTCCCCGGAGGGGACTCGGAGAAACCCCTGGTGCTGTCCACCTCGCCTTTTCACCCGGTCACGCACTGGAAGCAGGCACTCCTCTACCTGAACGAGCCTGTGCAAGTGGAACAAGATACGGACATTTCCGGAGAGATCACGCTGCTGCCCTCCCGGGATAACCACCGTCTCCTGCGCGTGCTGCTGCGCTACAAAGTGGGAGACCAGGAGGAAAAGACCAAAGACTTTGCAATGGAGGACTGA